A single Oncorhynchus mykiss isolate Arlee chromosome 22, USDA_OmykA_1.1, whole genome shotgun sequence DNA region contains:
- the LOC118936360 gene encoding trace amine-associated receptor 13c-like, whose translation MEEHEDIQYCFQDRNSSCRKALLSISIYITLYIFFSVISAVTVFLNVLVIISIFHFKQLHTPTNLLILALAASDLLVGLIVIPVMTVAIIESCWGFGKYFCAFLLYITCLCTSLSLGSLVLISIDRYVAVCYPLLYHSKITITRMMCCISITWCCCTIYNAAIIKDIVNVQVPSRCLNECFIVVGITWGNIIDFVFTMVVPCSIIITLYLKIFVVARSQARKVFSKEAANVSGVKTVQASKSERKAAKTLSIVVFNYFICWIPFLFSFFFVSFLSDNLLSFILSFLPLVNSLINPIIYAFFYPWFKVTAKHILTLKLRCS comes from the coding sequence ATGGAGGAACATGAAGATATTCAATACTGTTTTCAAGACAGAAACTCTTCTTGCAGAAAGGCTTTGCTATCGATATCTATCTACATAACACTGTACATCTTCTTCTCAGTGATTTCAGCAGTTACAGTATTTTTGAACGTACTGGTGATCATCTCCATCTTTCACTTCAAGCAACTCCACACTCCAACCAACCTGCTCATCCTCGCTCTGGCTGCATCAGATCTCCTGGTGGGACTGATTGTGATACCAGTAATGACTGTAGCAATAATTGAATCATGCTGGGGTTTTGGGAAATATTTCTGTGCGTTTCTTCTCTACATTACTTGTTTATGTACTTCTTTATCTCTGGGCAGTTTGGTCTTGATATCTATTGACCGCTATGTTGCTGTGTGTTATCCCTTATTGTACCActctaaaataacaataacaagaatGATGTGTTGTATATCAATTACCTGGTGTTGTTGTACCATTTACAATGCTGCTATTATAAAAGACATTGTAAATGTACAGGTACCCAGTcggtgtttgaatgaatgttttatTGTCGTAGGAATAACCTGGGGAAATATAATTGactttgtatttacaatggttgtCCCATGCTCTATTATTATAACACTTTATTTGAAAATCTTTGTGGTGGCCAGATCACAGGCCAGAAAGGTATTTTCAAAAGAGGCTGCCAATGTGTCTGGTGTTAAAACTGTACAGGCAAGTAAGTCTGAGAGAAAAGCAGCAAAAACTCTGTCTATTGTTGTTTTCAACTATTTCATTTGTTGGATTCCATTTCTATTTTCTTTTTTCTTTGTTTCTTTTTTAAGTGACAATTTACTATCATTCATCCTCAGCTTTCTGCCACTTGTTAATTCCTTAATTAATCCAATAATTTATGCTTTCTTTTATCCATGGTTCAAAGTGACTGCTAAACATATTTTAACTCTGAAGTTAAGGTGTTCGTAG